The following are from one region of the Plasmodium vivax scf_4813 genomic scaffold, whole genome shotgun sequence genome:
- a CDS encoding variable surface protein Vir18-related (encoded by transcript PVX_045190A; Truncated due to end of contig.), producing MAAWRGKTNKFLHSFRNYKEPECITNYNKFEKEIKRQIAELYKNNPTGFCRNCQKIKQDIINKNDQLKVCYTLDLLRNKLIDDFEINAFMEKCLEPRKCRYNRASNVRNPPALKVKSENSCGGRNDCNKG from the coding sequence GGAAAGACTAATAAATTCCTTCATAGTTTCCGAAATTACAAAGAGCCTGAATGTATTactaattataataaatttgaaaaggaaattaaaagacAAATTGcagaattatataaaaataacccaaCAGGATTCTGCAGAAATtgtcaaaaaataaaacaagatataattaataaaaacgaCCAGTTAAAGGTTTGCTACACTCTCGATTTGTTACGAAATAAGTTAATAGATGATTTTGAAATAAATGCTTTTATGGAAAAATGTCTTGAACCACGTAAATGTCGTTACAATAGAGCGTCTAATGTTAGAAATCCTCCTGCATTAAAAGTCAAATCCGAAAACTCATGCGGAGGAAGGAATGATTGTAATAAAGGA